DNA from Amorphoplanes friuliensis DSM 7358:
ACGTGCTGTTCGAGCCGGCCGACTTCCTCGAGCGTTCACTCGAGTGGGCGGCGGGTGTGGTCAACGGTGACGTGACCGTCGAGCGTCCCGAGGTCGACAAGGACATGTGGGAGGGCGTGCTCTTCTTCGCGAAGCAGCAGCTCGACGAGCGCCTCCACGGCGCCGTCCCGTCGGCCAACAAGGCCCTCGAGCTCCTTGCTCTCGCGAAGGACGCCACCTTTGAGGACGGTACGGCCGCGGAGACGCAGGCCCTCGCCGACCTGATCATGGGTGACGAGTCCCGCGCCAGCCTGTACGCGTTCGACCTGGTGCAGCGGCGTGCGAAGCGCCCGGTGGGCGTGCCCGACAAGTCGCTGGCCCGCAAGGTCACCAAGGTCGGCATCGTGGGCGCCGGTCTGATGGCGTCCCAGCTGGCGCTGCTGTTCGCCCGCCGCCTGCAGGTGCCGGTCGTCCTGACCGACCTCGACCAGGCCCGCGTCGACAAGGGCGTCGGGTACGTCGGCGGCCAGATCGACAAGATGGTCGGCCGGGGCCGGATGGACGAGGGCACCGCGGCCAAGCTGCGCGGCCTGGTCAGCGGCTCGGTCGACAAGTCCGTCTTCGCCGACGCCGACTTCGTCATCGAGGCCGTCTTCGAGAACCTCGACCTCAAGAAGCAGATCTGGGCCGAGCTGGAGAAGATCGTCAGCCCTTCGGCAGTGCTCGCCACCAACACGAGTTCGCTGTCGGTGACCGAAATGGCCGCCGACCTCGAGCACCCGGAACGTGTGGTCGGCTTCCACTTCTTCAATCCCGTCGCCGTGCTGCCGCTGCTCGAGATCATCAAGGGTGAGCGGACCGACGACGAGACGCTGGCCACGGCGTTCGCGGTCGGCAAGGAGCTGCGCAAGTCGTCGGTGCTGGTCAAGGACGCCCCGGCGTTCGTGGTCAACCGCCTGCTGACCCGCTTCACCAGCGAGGTCTTCAACGCCATCGACGCCGGTACGCCCCTCGACGTGGTCGACACCGCACTCGACCCGCTGGGCCTGCCGATGCGCCCGATCGCGCTGCTGCAGCTCGTCGGCCCCGCCGTCGGCCTACACGTGGGCGAGACGCTGCACCAGGCGTTCCCGGACCGCTACGGCGACAGCCCCAACCTCCGCAAGATCGTCGACGCCGGCCTGCCGCTCATGGTCGACGACGAGATCAACCCCGAGGTGGTCAAGCTGGTCGAGGGCGGTTCCGCTCCCCTGACCGGCGACCAGGTACGCCAGAAGGCGCTCGACGCCCTGGCCGAGGAGATCCGGCTCATGCTGGACGAAGGTGTCGTGGCCGAGGCACAGGACATCGACCTGTGCATGCTCCTCGGTGCCGGCTGGCCGTTCCACCTGGGTGGTGTGACGCCGTACCTCGACCGCAGCGGCACGTCGGAGCGTGTGACGGGCAAGCGGTTCCTGCCGCAGGGTGTCGCCAGCCTCCCGGCCTGACCGTTTTTCAGTCACCCCCGTACCTGCCCAGGTGCGGGGGTGACTTTTGCAATACCACTGTGTTCCAACAGTGACGGTTACGCGACGCCACGAGTTGCTCGTCCTCGGTAGGCTCCGGCGGCTGACGTCTTTAGTTCTGGAGCTTCCTTATGTCACAGCCGCCGTACCAGCCGCCCTACCCCGGTGAGCCCGGGCCCGAGGGTGGCTACCAGCCGCCGGCGGCCCCCGGTTCCTACCCACCGCCGCCCGGCCAGGGTTCGTACCCCCCGCCGCCGCCCGGCCAGGGCCAGGGTTCCTACCCGCCGCCCGGCTCCTACCCGCCGCCCGCCGACCAGGGCCAGGGCCAGTACGGCGCCCCGCAGTACGGCGCACCGCCGCCGGCCAAGAAGAAGTCGTCGGCGCTGAAGATCGTGCTGATCGTCGTCGGTGTTGTCGCCATGCTGTGCATCGCCGGTGGTGTCATCACCTTCTTCGCCGCCAAGGACAAGGTCGAAGAGGTCGTCGACGCAGCCAAGATCACCGTCGTCGAGCCGACGACTCTGGGCGGTCGCGAAAAGGCCACCGACGCGGCCCTGCAGAGCAGCATCGACGGCCTCGACGGCGAGATGTCGCGCATCCCGGGCTCCACCGGCTCCGTCGGCGCCATCTACGGCGACGTGCAGAAGCAGGACATCGTCATGGTCGCCGCCGCGTCCTCGATCAGCGGCTCCGCACAGAGCCGCTTCGACGAGTTCACCCAGGGCCTCGGCCAGGGCGGCATCAAGGTCGACGCGATGACCGACACCGACCCGGGCCCTCTCGGCGGCATCGCCAAGTGCGGCGACAGCAGCACTGCGGGCGTACCCATGGCGGTCTGTGTCTGGTCCGACAACGGCAGCGTCGGCATGATCGCGATGATGTTCAAGCAGCGGGCGGACCTCGAGAAGGAATTCGTCACCATGCGTGGCGAGATCGAGAAGAAGGCCTGACGTTCCGGACCCCGCCGCACCGGCACGTTCGGTGTGGCGGGGCTCGCGTAACGGGGGACGCCGACCGATGACCAGGGCCGCTAGGCTCGCTCTGCTGTGTCCCGATCTCTGGAGCGTTGATGTCCCAGCCCCCGAACCAGCCCTACCCGGGCCAGCCCTACCCTGAGCAGCCCGGCTCGGGCCCGCCCTGGTCCGGCCAGCCGGGAAATCCGCCGACGCAGCCGTACCCGTCGCAGCCCGGCTATCCCTACCAGGGCCAGCCCAACCCGGACGTGCCGCCGTCGCAGCCGGGTTACGGCCCTCCGGCGCAGCCCTCGTACCCGCCGTCCGGCTCCTACGGGCCGCCCGCCGACCAGGGCCAGCCTTCCTACCCGCCGCCCGACCAGGGCCAGCCTTCCTACGGCCAGCCTCAGTACGGCCAGCCGGATTACGGTCAGCCTCAGTACGGCCAGCAGCCGCAGTACGGGCAGCCTCAGTACGGGCAGCCGCAGTACGGTCAGCCGGACTATGCCCAGCCGGGTTATCCGCAGTCCGGGCCGCCGATGCAGGGCTACCCGCCGCCGCCGAAGAAGAAGTCGAAGGCGCTCCCGATCACGCTGGTGTCGATCGCCGTGGTGCTCGTGCTCTGCGTCGGTGGCGGCACCGCGATCTACCTGGCCGGTCGCAACGCCAGTGACAGCATCGTGGACACCCTGAACTCGGCCGCGCCGACAGCGCCGACGTTGCCCACCGAGAAGACGACCACCGAGCCGCCGGCCTCCACGATCACCGTGGTGGAGCCGAGGACGCTGGGTGGACGCCCCAAGCTGACCGACCCGCAGTTCGCGAGCGCGGCCGAGCAGCTGAAGCAGGGCCTGACCAAGGTGCCGAACGCCTCGGAGACCGTCGGCGCCCTCTACGGCACCCCGGCCAAGCAGGACATCGTCATCGTCGCGGCCGCCGCGGCCGACGTCAGCGACCCGAAAAGGGAACTCGACGGCACGTTCCTCGGCGCCGGTGTCAGCGGCCTCAAACTGACCGGCATCTCCACCGCCGACCCGGGCCGCCTGGGCGGTGCGGCGAAATGCGGCCGCGGCGAGGCCGGCGGCGCACCGCTGATCATGTGCGGCTGGGCCGACGAGGGCAGCGTCGGCTGGATCATCTGGTACTACAAGTCGATGAGCCAGGCCAAGAGCGAACTCCCGAGCCTCCGAGGCCAGATCGAGAAGAAGTCAAACTGACACGCCGTCGGGCCAAGTCACACGTTCGTCTCGCTCCCGACACGAACACGACTCGGTCCGCGGCGTGGGCTCCACCGATGCCGTAACGAAACATCGA
Protein-coding regions in this window:
- a CDS encoding 3-hydroxyacyl-CoA dehydrogenase NAD-binding domain-containing protein, with amino-acid sequence MTALPDYPNEVVTKALVRLVRVPGLDKPAALITLDNGLDYKKPNSFGPAGLRSLDEAITEATAAEPAFIALTGKPYIFCVGADITGMPFITSRDQAVALGELGHSVFARLKNSAIPTFAFINGAALGGGLEVSLHCHYRTVSGGAAALGLPEVAIGLIPGWGGSQLLPNLIGVPGAAQVILQNPLTQKVLKPKQAAELGIADVLFEPADFLERSLEWAAGVVNGDVTVERPEVDKDMWEGVLFFAKQQLDERLHGAVPSANKALELLALAKDATFEDGTAAETQALADLIMGDESRASLYAFDLVQRRAKRPVGVPDKSLARKVTKVGIVGAGLMASQLALLFARRLQVPVVLTDLDQARVDKGVGYVGGQIDKMVGRGRMDEGTAAKLRGLVSGSVDKSVFADADFVIEAVFENLDLKKQIWAELEKIVSPSAVLATNTSSLSVTEMAADLEHPERVVGFHFFNPVAVLPLLEIIKGERTDDETLATAFAVGKELRKSSVLVKDAPAFVVNRLLTRFTSEVFNAIDAGTPLDVVDTALDPLGLPMRPIALLQLVGPAVGLHVGETLHQAFPDRYGDSPNLRKIVDAGLPLMVDDEINPEVVKLVEGGSAPLTGDQVRQKALDALAEEIRLMLDEGVVAEAQDIDLCMLLGAGWPFHLGGVTPYLDRSGTSERVTGKRFLPQGVASLPA